In Saccharomonospora marina XMU15, one genomic interval encodes:
- a CDS encoding Jag family protein, translating to MSETAEAIGAEPDEAGRVAGAEDAEEMPEEQAAEPDDDLLVREGDIAGDYLERLLDILDYDGDIDLDVEAGRAVVSIDGGEDLDKLVGPRGNVLEALQELTRLAVQQETGTRSRLMLDIAGWRADRREELRELGRSTAESVRASGEKVRLQPMSPFERKVVHDAVATVDGVTSESEGEEPKRRVVVLPA from the coding sequence ATGTCGGAAACGGCGGAGGCGATCGGAGCTGAGCCCGACGAGGCGGGGCGGGTCGCAGGGGCTGAGGACGCCGAGGAGATGCCGGAGGAGCAGGCCGCGGAACCGGACGACGACCTGCTGGTGCGCGAGGGCGATATCGCCGGGGACTACCTCGAGCGGTTGCTGGACATCCTCGACTACGACGGCGACATCGACCTGGACGTCGAGGCGGGGCGTGCGGTGGTCAGCATCGACGGCGGCGAGGACCTCGACAAGTTGGTCGGGCCGAGAGGCAACGTGCTGGAGGCCTTGCAGGAACTGACACGGCTGGCCGTGCAGCAGGAGACCGGCACGCGGAGCCGCCTGATGCTCGACATCGCCGGATGGCGAGCCGACCGGCGTGAGGAACTCCGGGAGCTCGGGCGCTCGACCGCGGAGTCGGTGCGTGCCTCCGGTGAGAAGGTGAGGCTGCAGCCGATGAGCCCCTTCGAGCGCAAGGTGGTGCACGACGCCGTCGCCACGGTCGATGGCGTTACGAGTGAGAGCGAGGGCGAGGAGCCCAAGCGACGTGTCGTGGTTCTGCCTGCGTAG
- the yidC gene encoding membrane protein insertase YidC — MLDFIYYPVSFILWVWHKVFGFVFGDDNAIAWILGIVFLTFTVRGIMFKPFVNQVRSMKKMQDFAPEIKKIQKKYANDRQRQAQEMQRLQREHGVNPLGSCLPLLLQIPVFIGLNWVLRNFQAGRESNYFFDEAGVNSYVNAKIFGVNLGDAINHLGMMGGTGESGWNWEVAPVAVPLMIVAAVATHFTARHSVARQNPASATQQTAVMNKLTLWIFPAGVLVFGAFFPIGLLIYWLANNGWTLGQQRFVYTRIDKEEEAKKAEAQEKRSTLAPKPGQKPQPGQKPQPGQKPASQKKPAAAKGESAESAKDAKPKQTTENGKAPKSGGSARGGAWAKNGGNQQRPTGQGKKPQGRKRR; from the coding sequence GTGCTCGACTTCATCTACTACCCTGTGTCGTTCATCCTGTGGGTCTGGCACAAGGTCTTCGGGTTCGTCTTCGGTGACGACAACGCGATCGCGTGGATCCTCGGCATCGTGTTCCTGACCTTCACGGTGCGCGGCATCATGTTCAAGCCGTTCGTGAACCAAGTCCGGTCGATGAAGAAGATGCAGGACTTCGCGCCGGAGATCAAGAAGATCCAGAAGAAGTACGCGAACGACCGGCAGCGGCAGGCGCAGGAGATGCAGCGGCTGCAGCGCGAGCACGGGGTCAACCCACTGGGAAGCTGCCTTCCGCTGTTGCTCCAGATTCCGGTGTTCATCGGGCTGAACTGGGTGCTGCGCAACTTCCAGGCAGGCAGGGAGAGCAACTACTTCTTCGACGAGGCGGGCGTCAACTCCTACGTCAACGCCAAGATCTTCGGCGTCAACCTCGGCGACGCCATCAACCACCTCGGGATGATGGGCGGAACCGGCGAGTCGGGGTGGAACTGGGAGGTCGCTCCGGTCGCCGTGCCGCTCATGATCGTCGCGGCGGTCGCGACGCACTTCACCGCTCGGCACTCCGTGGCTCGGCAGAACCCTGCGTCGGCGACACAGCAGACAGCCGTGATGAACAAGCTGACGCTGTGGATCTTCCCGGCCGGTGTTCTCGTGTTCGGTGCCTTCTTCCCCATCGGTCTGCTGATCTACTGGCTCGCCAACAACGGGTGGACGCTGGGCCAGCAGCGATTCGTCTACACGCGGATCGACAAGGAAGAAGAGGCGAAGAAGGCCGAGGCTCAGGAGAAGCGAAGCACGCTCGCGCCCAAGCCCGGTCAGAAACCGCAACCTGGTCAGAAGCCGCAGCCCGGTCAGAAGCCGGCTTCGCAGAAGAAGCCGGCCGCGGCGAAGGGTGAGTCGGCCGAGTCGGCAAAGGACGCGAAGCCCAAACAGACCACCGAGAACGGTAAGGCCCCGAAGAGTGGTGGCAGTGCCAGGGGCGGCGCCTGGGCGAAGAACGGCGGCAACCAGCAGCGGCCGACGGGTCAGGGCAAGAAGCCACAGGGTCGCAAGCGGCGTTGA
- the yidD gene encoding membrane protein insertion efficiency factor YidD, which produces MAGIDTAESRDTTAPARPTPVAWVLLLPLRFYRKFISPYLPPMCRFYPSCSGYAVEALSRHGAARGSYLATRRLLRCGPWTPPGRDPVPEKFSFRHQCPGMPTEE; this is translated from the coding sequence GTGGCCGGTATCGACACGGCCGAGAGCCGGGACACCACGGCGCCCGCGCGGCCGACGCCGGTGGCCTGGGTCCTGCTGCTCCCCTTGCGGTTCTACCGCAAGTTCATCTCCCCCTATCTTCCGCCGATGTGCCGGTTCTACCCGAGTTGCAGCGGCTACGCGGTGGAGGCGTTGAGCCGGCACGGAGCCGCGCGAGGCAGCTATCTCGCGACGCGCCGGTTGCTGCGTTGCGGTCCATGGACCCCGCCTGGACGAGACCCTGTGCCAGAGAAGTTCAGCTTCCGGCACCAATGCCCTGGCATGCCTACCGAGGAGTAG
- the rnpA gene encoding ribonuclease P protein component, which produces MLPADARLRRSEEFRAVMRGGARAGRRRLVLHALADYGERTKAGFVVSKAVGNSVVRHRVTRRLRHLVFDRLGTVPTGSALVVRALPPAATASSAELGADLDAALRRLGLSHRTRQESGPAV; this is translated from the coding sequence GTGTTACCGGCTGACGCTCGCCTGCGACGGAGTGAGGAATTCCGTGCGGTGATGCGCGGCGGCGCTCGTGCCGGGCGCCGCCGCCTTGTGCTGCACGCGCTCGCCGACTACGGCGAGCGCACCAAGGCGGGATTCGTCGTGAGCAAGGCCGTGGGAAACTCGGTGGTACGCCACCGGGTGACACGGCGGCTGCGACACCTGGTCTTTGACCGCCTCGGAACCGTGCCGACCGGCAGCGCGTTGGTCGTTCGGGCTCTGCCCCCTGCGGCCACCGCGAGCAGTGCGGAGCTCGGCGCGGATCTCGACGCGGCATTGCGGCGGCTTGGTCTGTCGCATCGCACCCGCCAAGAAAGTGGACCAGCAGTGTGA